The Lactuca sativa cultivar Salinas chromosome 2, Lsat_Salinas_v11, whole genome shotgun sequence genome includes the window tttagcacataaaagcattttaggcataattcctaaaataagctagtgctcacacctcacaatcatcgcttagcattctaagtttaagtctagaaataaattcatattcctagttcgcttaaactaatgctctgataccaactgtgacatccccaaaatcacggccagaaaagaccgattttgtttatgctttataaaaatcagagtacttcattttataaaaaggttgcggaatttgttcccagaaaaacatggtaaatacgttattaaaacattttcgaagaaacatatttatttcattttaaaacgtttgggatgtcatcgttaatacaggaacataagcataaacagaacttacaattattcacACTAGtggtctacatctctttaaatctctcagtgtaatgtcatttcatatcaacacctgtgatataaataaactgagtgggtcaggttgggaaacctggtgagcacatagggatttcaatcccacaatgttataccatatatatagtttaaaattcacaaaatatacaatttcaccatacatatatataaacaatttttatcccaccccgtcgatcctcgcAACGAggctatccatactctcggacctaagatTAGTCATTTTACCtactccatactctcggatcagaAATGTACGAATTTAccaaatccatactctcggactagggacgaatgattaatccatactctcggattaaagacgaatgattatgcctaatccatactctcggactagggacaatagctaatccatactctcggattaacgacgaatgattatgcctaatccatattctcggactagggacaatgactatgtctaatccatactcccggataagTGACATATACTAACTTCTATTCTCTGAGTTtaactcacttgtactcgtaagaatatactacccaatattcctcatatttaatttaggtctactctttatcctaaattatcaaatataatcaggtatgttctttaacacgaaTTTCAagcaacatcaattaactcgcacataaacatataattaatacttcaatcaatacttgtattaaaatcatgttcatgaaagggactatgcactcacatgagaaggtggtgactcggtactcggacagcgcttcgtttactttaaaataatttccttcgacgaaacctagtattatcaccAATAgattttagtctattattcgtcgagactaattaatagtctagctattattactattatataagcgttaaaaaaaatacttatataacccgtaataatagcccaagtatttaTTATATGTTCTTAATAACgttaatataattaaataaaaactatattaaaaataacgtaggcgtagctcacttacagcgggttttatagaaaaccaggctttgcttggagcagcgtttccgagccgaaaagctcttcttctcggagccgtcgagcactccagggcttccgcctcgtgctagggaggttccctaggcttttcgggggatttcggggctagagagaggttctagagagagagtaaagagaagaaagaatgggaaaggtgtgaagaaaatgagggtgggagaggtggtatttatagggtgaaaatggctgaacttggtgccacatgtcaccatctagtggcaagacttggggagaaagcaatggccaagattgtgccacatcacccattttcgcacaacacacttccgacttctaaaatccgtaactttcacatacgacctccgtttttgacgttctttatatccacgcgtaggtaaaaataatatctacaactttcattttgactccgtcagctaattctcgaccgatcttaaatttaacagtacgaggcgtttagactgttaaatgaccgcgaagaattcgtaactccttcatacagactacgttttcgtatgtctttttaccgttgagttcctattaatgagatcttcaactctcatttatttcacgtaagccaaaaaccgctcgaactaaaattcgagtttcgggctgtacactgctaagccgaatcttagaaaaatcataacttcctcatacgaagtcagatttgggcgttctttttatcgacgctcttcgtttaacgtattctacgacttttgtttagattgctaaggctaaaaagtcttctatcgtaaattcactatttacgtcttccggtgccgtgccggttttgccgtaaaacttcggcgggccataacttcttcgttataactcggattttggcgttctttatatgtacggaaaccttgtagcatattctaaaacttggttaagactattcattctaaataatcttttgtcgaaaagtcatttttgacccctattgcctctaaattgactagcccggatctgcgggcgttacatgcatccttgctaagaagttagtggagcatgtgtggtttaccagcacactaattggttctaagaaaaggtggcaaatggtgattcattgtttatcatagttcggtggagcgtgtgtggtttaccgacacatcgaataggtgatcgttacaatgaaggcaccgtgtagatttgcgtggttattcacacccactttgtgatcctcggcatcccagttacaaacgagaggagcatatcgagatttaaacatgtcattgaaaagttcaatgaatctcatcgaaatctAGGACTTCTCAATGCGTTTAAAACTTATAGGTAATGTtatcatggtggagaattagtgaatcgtcattcacttactttcaaattgtttgcatgttggattacgacatcccttttctaatatgtaaataatgttgttggatcctagccctaatttttcttattgggtgataattagggattcaaagcAACTCGAGAGAGAAGAACTTGGGAGGTGTAGGAAGAGAATGAGCCATTGGAGACTATTTATAGGCGATTTTTGGGGTGCTCTTGGGGTGCACATTATGCATTTGAAGGCGACGTCTCCCCAGCCGCTTTGTATCACGTGTCGGCCTCTCTGTGGTCTGCGTTTTCACTTTCAAGAGACGTACGTCATGCACCCAGCGCGCACCGCGCGCAACACAAAATGCATATTTTGTAAATTCCATaaattcttcatacaaactccgtttttgatgttctttatatcctcagaaagctctcaacgagatctacaactttcctttagattcCATTGGCTAATCTGACTTTATTTTCGTCCctatttttatatgattaaatGATTTTGCAAAAATCATAATATTTGCGTATGGACTCCGTTTTTGGCAttctttttttctcaaaattcctatCTTAAAGAGTACTACGATTTTCCTTTTGGTGACTTTAGCTAAAAGTCAACCATTTTTTTTGTAGCTTTTTATGTCACATATTCCTTATGCACGactgacttttatatcttataaaaatcatatctaattcatacaGAGTCAGATTTCTATGAGATTTATATTTTCGAAATCGGAACGACGTGTACTTTCTAAATATATAtaagggaaaagtgaatatacctaacaaccttatataagcttaggtacctaaccacattATACTACATTGTTTTGCATTGTATTTCCATTGCAATCgtctaaggttcttaaacttcaactctTAACTTGATTTACATCCAAGATTTTCAGACATTCACCATTATATTCTTCCTATACCATTTGATTTCTAATGCAGTATATGAAGCCCACCAGGGGGTCTCCGATAAAAAGACGTCATTTGAAGGAAGATAAtggtgaaagtccaaagattttggaagcaatcaagttatgaggttaaattttaagaactttgggtggttacaatgcaaatatgatacaaaattatgtagtatgatgtggttaggtacctaagcttatataaagttgttaggtatattcactttaccctatatatatatatatatatatatatatatatatgttttggtgCACTTATTTTTTACGATTTACAGACGATTCAACTTATTTTTTCCTAATTTTATTAATATGAAACTTATATTATATAGTGTATAGCGCGCACGACTACAGATTATCCTATTCAAGgatttagttttaataattattacTTATTATGTGTAACCCAAATTTGTGGTTATTACAATAGTCTCACAAAGATGCAAATGTGCATAAACCAAATCAATAAACTAGTGATAATTTTCATGAGTCATCACAAGAATTATCAAGTCCATTCATAAACTTTTAAAGTTACTTTAAAAAACACGTATGGGCATTTTCTTACCAAAACAAAAGTCATCAATGTTTTTCAAAAACGaatattatctaaataatataataattaaaacatGCAAGCAAAATGACTCTAATACCATTTGTTGGGTTTTATTTAAAAGTTTAGTTCTAAAAAACGAAAAAATTAGCAATGAAAgcattataaaaattaaataacataaaactATTTTATACTCACCAAATATCATTCTGAATTAACATGAAATACCAATCACACCCATAGGAGGTTCAAGAATAACAATATTTGAAGACTTTAAATCCTATTAGGAGGAGGTTCCAAGTTGATGGAGATGGTAATAATACAAATATTAAGAGCTCATCTAGAGGTATTGACCAACAAGTAATTAAGACATTGTATGTTCGTTTATAACTTGCAATATGAAAACTCTTAATCTTTTAAGCACAAAACCAATTTTGTCTTAAAAGAGAGTGTATGTATCAAACTTATTCTTTATGTTATACCACTTTAGAGAGTAAAAGAGAAGAAAAGAGAGGTTGGAGGTTTCACTAGTAAAGAAAAGCCGCACGAAAGCCTTTATTAATCGACTATTGTCCTTTGTGTCTTAACACTTTAAAACATACCGTACCTTCAATTCCACATGCTTAATGATTATAATAAAGCATGTATTGCttaataaaataagaaaaggTGATAAAAGTGTGTCCTCTTAGAAGGATATTGGTTTTGGCAAGTAAAAGAGGAGGGAAAGATACTCATTTTTTTTagtatgttatgtatgtttttaatACCACGACCATTTAagttaaaaaatatatacatgACATCATAAATCACACGTTATGATATTATTTTGATACTAAcattcaaaattatttttttccatAAAATATTAATTTCTAATCAAATTTACTCTTTGTTAATGTTTATCAAAAATCAAATtcttataaatatttaatttatgtCTACTTGTTATCGGTGACTATATAAAATCATATGTtattgaaaatattattttaaaatgattCTTAAGCATTTAATTCCTTCAAATAATCTGACTAAAATCCAAGCCTTATTTTTTTCAGATACTGTGTGACAGCTTACCCTATAACGGTAAAAGTTTATTGTGATAATGAATCAACTATAAATGTTGCTTTAAATTTTGCTTTCCATGATAAAAAAACCATTTTGAATTTGATGTACATTTTATATTGAAAATGTTTCAAAAGAgattttaaaaatagttaaaattgtttcataaaacaaattttttACAAAGTTGTTGACCTctaatcaaaataattttttaaatactAAACTAGGTCTTATATATCTATTTAAATAAAGTTATTTCAAAACGGTCTCTTTTCTTGATGTTGATCATGAGATGGGTTTTGAGAATAATGACTTAATCACAAGATTAACATTTAGCTTAATGGAATATTAACTTAAAAAGTTTTATGCTGGTTATTGAAGATAAGGGTATAATATGTAAAAACTGTGAAAATATGAAGAATGAAAGAGTTTCAGCTTAGAGGAAGTAAAGTGTAGATTTGCAGAAGACGAGGGACTGCGGCTCGTTTCTCTTGAGGTTGGAAAACACGCGGACCCAACTCGGGTCGAACCTCACCGGGTTTTAACTGTACTTGAACCGCTTCATGACCCGGAGCTTAAATACAGAGACATACAGAGGATTCGTCATTTGTTCATTCTCTCTACACACACTTTTCTCAGACGTCATATTCTTTTGTTTATGTTTAGggttttgttctagggtttgtTACTGTTATTTACGGACTTCTTTTATAATAAAAGGAGTTCGTTAATTTTTTAACACTATccttttaatttcttttgttTCATAATAAGAATCACTTGTGCACATATACTTCTTTACAAAGCATCGGAAGCAACGAGTCGGAAGCTTTTGAATAATTTGTTCACAACTTCACGTAATAACTTGTATACTTCTTTATAAAGCAGCGGTATCAGCAATCATACACAGATTCACATAGAGGACAGCCATGTACGTTTTTTTGTTAGAATTATCCTTGTTTATACGAATTTATCACTTTGTTTTGTGgttttttgttttaaatcatTTGATCCTTGACCAAAGTATATGGCAGTTTTGATTGCTTTGCTAATCGTAGATTGTATCCCACGTTTGATTACTAAAGAATGTTATGGAGGAATTATTTTCTTTTGATAGGAAGCTTTGAACTAGAGACCAGTTCCAGCCCAAAAAAGTATTCTAATTGTATGACTACTATTGGGGCTTACAGGATCCCCCTCcccttcagtttttttttttccataaatTACTATAGAATCTGGCTTTATAGGCTAAACCTAAAGCTTCCCATTTTATGTGTATcctcattttatatatatatatatatatatatatatatatatatatatatatattcatttttaaaattttaatagatAGTGAACAAAGaatgaaaaataatattttcaaCGTAACACTGTTTCATTGGCTATGTGCCTCAACAATTAGTTTATTGGCAGTTgtattgaaataaaaaaaaaaaacataaaaatcgatGAGTTCTACTTTGATAAACAAagaaaatttatttattaatagtcCTCTGTAGATTTTTGATATATGAATCAAATTAAACTTGTTTATATTGTGTAGAAATTTTGGTTTCAGCCCCCTTAATTGTTAATTGTGATGGGCGTGTTCCACCGTTTAGGGCTCTGTTTCCAACCATACCAATATCAACAACATATTGACATTATACCTCCTGAAATATTACAAAATCAAAGAGTTTGTGGGCTAAGTATGTAGGAATAACGTTGAGGAGAAGTAGGCATGCGATTTTAAAGATACAAGGTATGTGTGGGGTTTTAGAAAATTATTTGAGTTGGAAAATTGTGGAAAacaatatttattgttttttcaaagtttttcaATCTTTGTAATGTTAGAAGATGGAAAATTCTCATTTTCTTGgcattttttttcataaaaatgttgacCAAACAAGCTCTTAAAGTTCTAATTTTTCTTAGAACAGCTTTCCGGACACCTCATTTTCCGTAACTAAAAGGAGCCTAAAGGGTTTTATGTGGTCTTCACAAATCCCAATTAAAAATGTTGAAACATCATAAAACAGTTGATTTCAAATCTTCAATGGAGTTAGCTTAACAAAATATACTGCAGGTTAGGGCTGGCATAGGCATAGGTGCGACCTGGGCCATTGATATCAGGGGAGCTTCTCTTGTTCTTCCATTCAAGACTAATGTTGTTCACTCGATGTCTACTACtttggctatatatatatatatatatatatatatatatatatatatatatatatatatatatatatattatgctgCCCAACAATAAAAACAAAGCATGAACATTGCAAAATCCTTTTTGCGTTAAATAGTACTGGATTTCAATTTACTACAGCAAATAATACaataatttaaagtaacatgtatTTGTAGTTGGcggtttgtttatttattttttgaagaTAAGCACTGAAACTAAGGGCATAAGTAAGTCGATCTCTTTGCCCAGGTGGTCTGTGTTTACCTGTTTGTTTCGTAGATTATAGATTCTTTCCTGTAAACACTAATTAGTGTAAGTTCATAAGTCTTTTCGTTCACCGATGTGTGCTCTAAAGTGATTTGTGCTTGAAAACCTGTTTAGATTTGTTTGTGTAAACATTGGTGTTATTTTGATAAAACTATCTTTGGTTCCTCTTCATGTGCatttttgttgatgattttaTTATATTTCTCTGACCACTGATTTACTTATGACTATTTTGTTGTAACAACAGAGCCCGGACATAATCTGCTGGCCTTCCATTTTggtttgaaaccctaaatttcttcGTCTGATAATGAATAATTCAGCAGCTTCCGTGCCTGTAACTATGGAGCCTGTTGATCCGGTTCATCGGTATGGTTGTGGGCATGGACGTCTTAAGGCAGGGCACACAATTGATGTCAAGAGAAATACTGTGAAGATCGAGCCCGATCTCAATGACACCGAAAAATACCATGTGACGTTCAGTTATGACGCTCAGGTTGATGGCTggtaaactttttttttatttttatttttgtgtataTAATTATAACAGTTTTGTCAACATCTTTCCATTCATGCATCTTTTAGATACATCAAGTTATATATTGTTTCCCTGGCAGTATAACCGTTTGTATCTATTATTGGGTGGGTCAAGAAAAAAAAGAGGTGTTCAAAACCTCTAAGAATGCCGAAAAGAGGCCAGGGCTAGTCCAGAAATTCAATGAGAAAGGAGATGGAGTCAAATTTCCCTTACATAAGAAGGGCTTAAAAGATGTCTATAAATTAGAAATAGTGGCACAGGCAGATGAAGATGGAAGTAAGAATTGTATTTTGGAAAAAACGGAAGCAGTGGTTCAGAACAAGAGTGGTATAACCAAGGTTAAGgtaaaaaatcagattttatcgGTGAATGGGAGGATGTCTGTGTTTGTTGATTTGAATGGACGTAGTTATTCCACGCAAACGGATGCGGATGATCCTTATAATGGTTGTCGCATCTGTTTTGATGAAAAGAATCCTGGCATTGTTTTTCCCATTGGGGGGTTACTACTTATTGAGAAACCAATTGCAGAGGAGAGTAATGGGACTTGTCTATACAAGGGAACTTATGATGAATCACCAGTTATTGCGGGAAGGATTCCCAAGGGGAATGGTACAACAGACGAAATGATTCAAATTCTCAAGAGATCTAATCTGCATCATTCTAATGTTCTTTGGCATTTTGTTGAAGAGGAGAATGAAGATTTTGTTTTTTATGTTTATGAGAGGTGTGAATGCAGCTTACATGATTTGATATCATCAGTTGTTCATGATAAAAAATCGAATGAATACAGAGTGACACTTCCAGGTTTCAACAATCTGAAGCTGTGGAAGCCTGATGGTGTTTCTCCTTCAGAGTGCTTGTTGAAACTTTTGAGGTAGAccattttattgttattattattattattattatcttttttcTTCGTTAATTGTCATGTGAGGCAATTAAATGATATTTGAGAAAATCATGACAAAATCGGTAAAATTGGACATGCACCTTATTTCTATCTCGAGTTCTTCTTCATATGTTTTTTTTCATGACTTTATTTTTTGAAACTCATAATGTCTATTGGCAAATAAAAATCACAGTGGCATAGTTGAAGGAATTGCCCATGTCGAGGAACATGGAATTATTCCAAACTTAAACCCTCAATGGATCTTTATATGCAAAACTCCTTCCGGTATCACTGCAAAAGTCTTGGGAATGGGCATTAGCACATCAGGCAAATCTTCTTTTATAATTTCATGTAACATATGATAGATTACTTCACTCATATTTGAATGGGCAAAATGCAGGAAAAAGAAAAATAGTTTCTAATTGTTCcttattatagcattgtacttttttttttcctaaatAAAGCATTGGTCTTCAGAAAGTTTACCCACCTTAGCAACGAGATTGAAATTATGACGGAATGACACAAGTTAACATGTTTTTATCCAATGTCATCGTCCATACACATGTGATGTTATGCTGACGTGGCTTAAAAGTTATAATCTTATTGCTATAATTGATGATGCTGTGATGAGGAGTAATCTAAGACTAGTATAATGCTTTAATAtggaaaggaaaaggaaaatgTACTATGCTCTAATAAGGAAAAAATTAGAAACTACTTAATATCTTGtatgtttttagtttttaattttcatgGCATCTGTGTAGGACAAACGACTGTTGGGGATTCATTCAATTTAGGGCATCTGTTTTGTTTTTGTATCACTGCTGGTTACCTCCCGTTTGATGACGAGACAGTGCAAGAACAATTAAAATGGATCCCTGAAGCCTCTCATCTTATCTCTCGCCTCCAGAATACCAATCCGGATTCCAGGTATAATTCTATAAACTTATCTGAAATTCTTTCCATTATGATAAATTGTGGTGAAATCAACTAGTTAAAACTACCATGGGGCTGTATAAATTACACTTGCTTGAGTTGATAAGCATATTGATTGATTTCATGTTTTAATAATTTGAATCTGCATTTATTTTTCTACGGGAAAACATACAGGACAACATTTGTATCTTTACCATTTCATCTATATTGCCCACTTAATTATCTCCTATATCGACTAAAACATTATAccgttgttattattattattattattattattattattattttcttctaAATACCAGCATCTGCAGTTACTCTATCATGATATGGCAAAGGGGAAAATACAAAAAAGCTTTCATCTTTTTATCCACTCAACTATTTCCTATAGTTGTGAATAAACCATTCTATTTTTAGACCGTTATATATGAAAACCATTTTTCCTTGTTACCCAGTTTTTCTTTCATATGACAAAGGGCAAGTTTTGACGAAAGCAAAATGTTGTTTAATCCTTTTTTTTAGGTATTGAATTACTATCATGGTTATCATAAAGAAATAATAGTTCAGTGGCTAAATCTACAAAATGGTAAAcatactttttgttttttttatacttAGCTTTTTCAAGACCCATAACTGGGAGAAATGGTTTTTTATGAATGATTGAAAAAAGTATAATGTcataatatgtatttttatgaccAGCCTGCCATGGGATTTGAACTTGGAGTGTTTTATATCAAGTGATTAATTACCACAGAAAATAGTTCTGTGGCTAAATCTGTAAAATGGTGATAGTACATTCTGCTTTTCTGTCTTTTGCCTATTTACAAAACCGGTAATTGAGATAAATGTTTTCTTTAATGTTCAAAAACTTCATAATTTTTTAACTAGTACAGAAAATTGTTAATCCACCAAATTGGCTCAGCTTTACTTTGTTTCCCCCTTTCCTATAACCAGGTAAACATGAAATCTGGACTTTTTAAacagtcaaaaaaaaaaaaaaagtactgTATAATGATTTGATTAGTGTATGATTTATTAAATGGCCAAATCAGTTAGATGGTGAAAGTATGTTATGCTTTTCTGTATTTAAAGTCCACATACCCACAAAAACTACTCTTTTGAATTGTTAGATGAAGTATTAATGGTTTAATTATTACAGAAAACGACCTAACCAATAAAACAGCGGAACTCCATATTgtgtatttttttgtatattataACCTATACATTTGATACGTCTACATTTGTTCTTATCCAGACCAACAGCCAAAGAAGTATGCGACGACATTTTTTTCTGGGACGCCAAGCAACATCTTTCCTTCATCAAAGATGTGAGCGACTGTGTGGATCCAGACGTCTGCAATGCCAAAGCCAAAATCCTACAGTTACTCAATATCACAGATCCACAAGCCTTACGTGGAAAATGGGTTAAATCTCAAAAGTTGGACAATGTGACCAATTCCAAAATCCTAAAATCACTTGAAAGCCTTCAGGGTTACAGCAATTGGAACACTTTAATACACCCCACACTCATAAATAACTTAGAGCGACACAGATATTACGATTACAACAGCGTATGTGATTTATTACGATTCATAAGAAACTGTTCAAATCACTATAAAACACTCTGGAACGATTCAAAACATTTGTTGGGGGGAGTGGAGGGACTCTCGACATATTTTAGCAGCAAGTTTCCTAAACTGGTAATGGACGTATATAAAGTTTTGGAAAATCATTTAGCGAATGAAGAGCTTCTTAATAAGTATTGTTAGAATGAGCAGTTTTAAGTTATCAAGTCTTTTCGACGCTTCTCGTTCTCTTATAGAATTTGGGGACTTGTCTCGAGCATGCCTAGTTTTGCAGTCTACTCTAGCAAAAAATGGCATTCTTTCACTGTGTGCAAGAAACGGGGATGATGAGGTTGGCTTTGCAGTGTTTTGTCAGAAATTACAGATGAAGAGGCACATAAAGACGATAAATCTCAGTTGGATGTTGCGACTCCTGGTTAATGGGGGAAGGGCTATGGGCTATCTTCTCTGCAGGATTCATTCTCTCATAATCATGATCAGAAGGTTCCGATTTAGTTGCTGCATATTTAGTATGGCCTGGTATCATTCTGAAAGAAGATTGCCATTCTGGTCTATATTTTATCTACAAGAACATTACAATGACTGCTTTTTTCAAGGCTTTATCTCCCAGTTGACCCTTAATTTCAAGTGCTTGGGCTTTTGTGGAAAACAGACCCATTACTCTTCTCACTTGGACTTGTTTGGTGCTGCTCATCACTTGTCCCTTTCAAGAGCTGGTGCTAGTGTAGGCGCTGCTGCTGTACTCTGCTTCAGGAAGTGCTGGTGTCATCAAACCCGCTTCGGACatcagtatttttttttttttttctttccttcTGCTGTATTTTGTACTTTCCAGCTTCTTGCTGGTTTTCATATATTCATAGTAATATTTTAGCCGTTAAAATAGTAGTCTTTTGTTTATGTCTTGATGATTGTTTTTCCTTGGGAATTGTGACATGTTGAATTTAGATAGTGGAATGGAGAATTGGTTGAATAGATGGTATTTAGGTGGTTTTGTAACTTGTTTATGTTGTCTTCCGATACTAAAAGGATATGGTACGTAGTTTGTGTATTTTACTCGCAACCAATATTGACTATCTTTTTTATATCTTATTGTTTTTACTTTTTACCCATGAATTCAAT containing:
- the LOC128132145 gene encoding serine/threonine-protein kinase/endoribonuclease IRE1a-like isoform X1; the protein is MNNSAASVPVTMEPVDPVHRYGCGHGRLKAGHTIDVKRNTVKIEPDLNDTEKYHVTFSYDAQVDGCITVCIYYWVGQEKKEVFKTSKNAEKRPGLVQKFNEKGDGVKFPLHKKGLKDVYKLEIVAQADEDGSKNCILEKTEAVVQNKSGITKVKVKNQILSVNGRMSVFVDLNGRSYSTQTDADDPYNGCRICFDEKNPGIVFPIGGLLLIEKPIAEESNGTCLYKGTYDESPVIAGRIPKGNGTTDEMIQILKRSNLHHSNVLWHFVEEENEDFVFYVYERCECSLHDLISSVVHDKKSNEYRVTLPGFNNLKLWKPDGVSPSECLLKLLSGIVEGIAHVEEHGIIPNLNPQWIFICKTPSGITAKVLGMGISTSGQTTVGDSFNLGHLFCFCITAGYLPFDDETVQEQLKWIPEASHLISRLQNTNPDSRPTAKEVCDDIFFWDAKQHLSFIKDVSDCVDPDVCNAKAKILQLLNITDPQALRGKWVKSQKLDNVTNSKILKSLESLQGYSNWNTLIHPTLINNLERHRYYDYNSVCDLLRFIRNCSNHYKTLWNDSKHLLGGVEGLSTYFSSKFPKLVMDVYKVLENHLANEELLNKYC
- the LOC128132145 gene encoding serine/threonine-protein kinase/endoribonuclease IRE1a-like isoform X2 codes for the protein MTLSITVCIYYWVGQEKKEVFKTSKNAEKRPGLVQKFNEKGDGVKFPLHKKGLKDVYKLEIVAQADEDGSKNCILEKTEAVVQNKSGITKVKVKNQILSVNGRMSVFVDLNGRSYSTQTDADDPYNGCRICFDEKNPGIVFPIGGLLLIEKPIAEESNGTCLYKGTYDESPVIAGRIPKGNGTTDEMIQILKRSNLHHSNVLWHFVEEENEDFVFYVYERCECSLHDLISSVVHDKKSNEYRVTLPGFNNLKLWKPDGVSPSECLLKLLSGIVEGIAHVEEHGIIPNLNPQWIFICKTPSGITAKVLGMGISTSGQTTVGDSFNLGHLFCFCITAGYLPFDDETVQEQLKWIPEASHLISRLQNTNPDSRPTAKEVCDDIFFWDAKQHLSFIKDVSDCVDPDVCNAKAKILQLLNITDPQALRGKWVKSQKLDNVTNSKILKSLESLQGYSNWNTLIHPTLINNLERHRYYDYNSVCDLLRFIRNCSNHYKTLWNDSKHLLGGVEGLSTYFSSKFPKLVMDVYKVLENHLANEELLNKYC